Proteins from a single region of Chitinivibrionia bacterium:
- a CDS encoding DUF3536 domain-containing protein has product MTGNKYCVIHGHFYQPPREDPWEDEIEKQPSAAPFHDWNDRIYDECYRPNSFSRILNGNGEIVAVNNNFSYMNFNFGPTLFRWIAKKHPTVYRRVVEADKRSCEENNGHGSAIAQVYNHIIMPLALKKDQLTQIRWAKSFFKRHFNRNPEGMWLAETAINMETVECLADENIKFVILAPTQADSFRTIGGNSHDWIYTDNQRIDTRLPYRCFVENQRGERSGKYVDVFFFDDVFSRELGFGDMLQSADHLTDEINCRFDQNWNENQLVNLATDGETFGHHKKNGDMCLAYFFRNRAAQSGIKVVNYATYLANNPPKREVRVKNAWGEGTAWSCAHGTGRWIRDCGCNTGGLPGWNQKWREPLRRALKVLQTEIDFGYQREMNEFFKNPAEIRDAYEQFIDDRSGLDKFLQKSAKKGVKLTSEQIKRIIMLLEAQKFMLFAFTSCAWFFNDISGIEPEQNMRYALRAWQLMYPNEKMNIVLRNFVRILQEAKSNYPGIDGQTIIEKEAFPMINHIERVAFSMAVDNYLYQTSHNHFSNENYSYSAKLTIKEEDCNYDKKTWRVYFADVQHKISLEQKSLVLALYKNENQIEGVVFDENHNKLPKNDADFAKLMKTGNLLNFSLGDTVASFKEHAVEKFVNDFADDTYRNFLSWIDKQDNLLNAISDINGGLPTELAATVNFYTNKEWDVAIDEFLAADGTNANIIEKLAEINGKSARFSFSIDKSTAAEKIRLAINKDLKELNKDLTNEKLAERIIVKLELVERLSIPLHFHQVQDRFYLLYKQVKNDIYPRWNVSGKPMIGNERKTIVLINKLAKKFGFSIEKTAI; this is encoded by the coding sequence ATGACTGGGAATAAATACTGTGTAATCCACGGGCATTTTTACCAACCGCCAAGGGAAGATCCTTGGGAAGACGAAATCGAAAAACAGCCGAGCGCGGCGCCTTTTCACGACTGGAACGACAGAATTTACGACGAATGCTACCGCCCAAATTCTTTCTCGCGAATACTTAACGGCAACGGCGAAATTGTCGCGGTAAACAACAACTTCAGCTATATGAACTTTAATTTTGGTCCCACGCTTTTTCGCTGGATAGCCAAAAAACACCCCACTGTTTACAGGAGGGTCGTTGAAGCAGATAAGCGCAGTTGCGAAGAAAACAACGGACACGGAAGCGCGATTGCGCAGGTTTATAATCATATAATTATGCCGCTCGCCCTCAAAAAAGACCAACTTACGCAGATACGTTGGGCAAAATCGTTTTTCAAAAGACATTTTAATCGCAATCCGGAAGGAATGTGGCTTGCCGAAACAGCAATAAATATGGAAACGGTCGAATGCTTAGCAGACGAAAATATAAAATTTGTTATATTGGCGCCCACTCAGGCGGACAGTTTTCGCACAATAGGCGGCAACAGCCACGATTGGATATATACGGATAATCAAAGAATTGACACACGCTTACCTTACCGTTGCTTCGTAGAAAATCAGCGCGGAGAAAGAAGCGGAAAATACGTTGATGTTTTCTTTTTCGACGATGTGTTTTCGCGTGAATTGGGCTTTGGCGATATGCTTCAGAGCGCCGACCACTTAACTGACGAAATAAACTGCCGCTTCGACCAAAACTGGAACGAAAATCAACTCGTAAATCTGGCGACGGACGGCGAAACATTCGGACACCACAAAAAAAACGGCGATATGTGTCTTGCGTATTTTTTCAGAAATCGCGCGGCGCAATCGGGTATAAAAGTTGTAAATTACGCAACTTATTTGGCAAACAATCCGCCAAAACGAGAAGTCCGCGTAAAAAATGCTTGGGGTGAAGGAACCGCTTGGAGTTGCGCGCACGGAACAGGGCGTTGGATAAGAGACTGCGGTTGCAACACAGGCGGCTTGCCGGGTTGGAACCAAAAATGGCGCGAACCGTTGCGCAGAGCATTAAAAGTTCTGCAAACCGAAATTGACTTTGGGTATCAGCGTGAAATGAACGAATTCTTTAAAAACCCCGCCGAAATCAGAGACGCTTACGAACAATTTATTGACGACAGAAGCGGGCTTGATAAATTCTTGCAAAAATCGGCGAAAAAAGGCGTAAAATTAACAAGCGAGCAAATAAAAAGAATAATTATGCTTTTGGAAGCGCAAAAATTTATGCTTTTTGCATTTACTTCCTGCGCGTGGTTTTTTAACGATATTTCGGGAATTGAGCCCGAGCAAAATATGCGTTATGCTCTCAGGGCGTGGCAGTTGATGTATCCCAACGAAAAAATGAACATTGTTCTGCGTAATTTTGTAAGAATTTTACAAGAAGCAAAAAGTAATTACCCTGGCATTGACGGACAAACAATCATAGAAAAAGAAGCGTTTCCTATGATAAATCATATTGAGCGCGTAGCGTTTTCTATGGCTGTGGATAATTATTTATACCAAACGTCGCACAACCATTTTTCAAATGAAAATTATTCGTATTCCGCAAAACTGACGATAAAAGAAGAAGATTGCAATTACGACAAAAAAACTTGGCGCGTCTATTTTGCCGATGTACAGCATAAAATTTCGCTTGAACAAAAATCCTTGGTACTTGCACTTTACAAAAACGAAAATCAAATCGAGGGAGTTGTGTTCGACGAAAACCATAATAAATTGCCGAAAAACGACGCTGATTTCGCAAAACTTATGAAAACAGGCAATCTACTGAATTTCTCGCTCGGCGACACGGTTGCGTCATTCAAAGAACACGCCGTCGAAAAATTTGTAAATGATTTTGCAGACGATACTTACCGCAACTTTTTGTCGTGGATAGACAAACAAGATAATCTTTTGAACGCAATATCCGATATAAACGGCGGACTTCCGACGGAACTTGCCGCAACGGTAAATTTCTACACAAACAAAGAATGGGACGTAGCAATAGACGAGTTTTTGGCGGCAGACGGTACAAATGCAAATATTATTGAAAAACTTGCGGAAATAAACGGAAAATCCGCCCGCTTTTCCTTTTCAATAGACAAATCAACAGCGGCGGAAAAAATTCGTTTGGCGATAAACAAAGATTTGAAAGAACTAAACAAAGACCTTACCAACGAAAAACTTGCGGAAAGAATAATTGTAAAACTCGAACTTGTTGAAAGATTGTCGATACCCTTGCATTTCCATCAGGTGCAAGACCGTTTTTATTTGCTTTACAAACAGGTAAAAAACGACATTTATCCGCGTTGGAATGTTAGCGGAAAACCAATGATAGGCAATGAAAGGAAAACGATAGTTTTAATCAACAAAC